A stretch of Gammaproteobacteria bacterium DNA encodes these proteins:
- a CDS encoding selenium-binding protein encodes MIAGLASTVHADETCMSPYMAKIVGQEDYVYIWTLGVEGLGDEQDKLVTVAVNPDSKDYGKVVGTLSVGGRNEAHHSGLTDDRRYLWAGGLDSNKIFIFDVHSNPREPKLHKVVTDFVAKTGGMVGPHTLYALPGRMMVSALSNNKDHGGRTGLAEYTNEGEYVTAHWMPTDQDLRGAEKSGKLADGYGYDVRVLPRRNVMLTSSFTGWSNYMMDFGTMLKDGEAMKRFGNTMVLWDLHTRKPKKVFDVPGAPLEIRCAWQPNHNYCFTTTALTSKMWIIYEDEKGEWHAKENGTIGDPSKVPLPVDISITSDDQGMWVQTFMDGKSRYFDISDPFNAKQVYEHVVGSQVNMISQSWDGKRVYYTSSLLGNWDKTGDADEQFFKSFTWDGKKVKLQFAVDFYAEKLGRPHQMRFGAYSLYSAAPEAGATKLTEATR; translated from the coding sequence ATGATTGCGGGCCTGGCGTCCACCGTGCATGCCGATGAAACCTGCATGTCTCCCTACATGGCCAAGATTGTGGGCCAGGAAGACTATGTCTATATCTGGACGCTTGGCGTCGAGGGATTGGGCGATGAGCAGGACAAACTGGTGACGGTGGCCGTCAACCCCGATTCAAAGGACTACGGCAAAGTGGTCGGCACGCTGTCGGTCGGCGGGCGCAACGAAGCGCACCACTCGGGCCTGACAGACGACCGCCGCTACCTTTGGGCCGGCGGCCTCGACAGCAACAAGATTTTCATCTTTGATGTCCACAGCAATCCGCGCGAGCCGAAATTGCACAAGGTCGTCACCGACTTTGTCGCAAAAACCGGCGGCATGGTCGGCCCGCACACGCTCTACGCGCTGCCGGGCCGCATGATGGTCTCGGCGCTGTCCAACAACAAGGACCACGGTGGCCGCACCGGTCTCGCCGAATACACCAATGAAGGCGAATATGTCACGGCGCACTGGATGCCCACCGACCAGGATCTGCGCGGCGCCGAAAAGAGCGGCAAACTGGCCGACGGCTACGGCTACGATGTGCGGGTGCTGCCGCGACGCAATGTCATGCTGACCTCGTCGTTCACCGGCTGGTCGAACTACATGATGGACTTCGGCACCATGCTGAAGGACGGCGAGGCGATGAAGCGTTTCGGCAACACGATGGTGCTGTGGGACCTGCACACCCGCAAGCCGAAGAAAGTCTTTGATGTGCCCGGCGCGCCGCTTGAAATCCGTTGCGCGTGGCAGCCGAACCACAACTACTGCTTCACGACGACGGCCCTGACCTCGAAGATGTGGATCATCTACGAGGACGAGAAGGGCGAATGGCATGCCAAGGAGAACGGCACCATCGGCGACCCGTCGAAAGTGCCGCTGCCGGTGGACATCTCGATCACATCGGATGACCAGGGCATGTGGGTGCAGACCTTCATGGACGGCAAGAGCCGCTACTTCGACATCAGCGACCCGTTCAACGCGAAGCAGGTCTATGAGCATGTCGTCGGCAGCCAGGTCAACATGATCTCGCAAAGTTGGGACGGCAAGCGCGTGTATTACACATCGTCGCTGCTGGGCAACTGGGACAAGACCGGCGACGCCGACGAGCAGTTCTTCAAGTCGTTCACATGGGATGGCAAGAAGGTGAAACTCCAGTTCGCCGTGGACTTCTACGCCGAGAAACTCGGGCGTCCGCACCAGATGCGTTTCGGCGCCTACTCACTCTACAGCGCCGCGCCCGAAGCCGGCGCCACCAAACTGACCGAGGCGACCCGCTAA
- a CDS encoding (2Fe-2S)-binding protein has translation MYVCVCRAITEEQIRRAVAGGADTLAKLRETLGLGVDCGKCLEYAKRLLGGAKPGANNPPRAPDHSRRE, from the coding sequence ATGTATGTCTGTGTTTGCAGGGCCATCACCGAAGAGCAAATCCGGCGCGCCGTCGCCGGCGGCGCCGACACGCTCGCCAAACTGCGCGAAACGCTCGGGCTTGGCGTGGATTGCGGCAAGTGCCTTGAATACGCCAAACGCCTCCTCGGCGGCGCCAAACCCGGTGCCAACAACCCGCCGCGCGCGCCTGACCATTCCCGCCGGGAATGA
- the bfr gene encoding bacterioferritin, with product MKGDHGVIEYLNKVLRNELTAINQYFLHARMYKNWGFHKLDEHEYNESIDEMKHADLLVERILFLEGLPNLQDIGKLLIGQQPEEMLRCDLELERMAVPDLKDAIAYCESNGDYVSRELFDKILESEEEHIDWLETQFDRIRRVGIENYLQSMM from the coding sequence ATGAAAGGCGACCATGGTGTCATTGAATATTTGAACAAGGTCTTGCGAAACGAGTTGACGGCCATCAACCAGTATTTTCTGCATGCCCGCATGTACAAGAACTGGGGCTTTCACAAACTCGACGAGCACGAATACAACGAATCCATTGACGAGATGAAGCACGCCGACCTGCTGGTCGAGCGCATCCTGTTTCTGGAGGGCCTGCCCAACCTGCAGGACATCGGCAAACTGCTGATAGGGCAGCAACCGGAGGAAATGCTGCGCTGCGACCTTGAACTGGAGCGCATGGCGGTGCCCGACCTGAAGGACGCCATTGCGTACTGCGAAAGCAACGGCGACTATGTGTCGCGCGAGTTGTTCGATAAAATTCTTGAAAGCGAGGAAGAGCACATTGACTGGCTGGAAACGCAGTTCGACCGCATCCGCCGGGTCGGAATCGAGAACTATCTCCAGTCCATGATGTGA